A stretch of the bacterium SCSIO 12827 genome encodes the following:
- the pdhA gene encoding pyruvate dehydrogenase (acetyl-transferring) E1 component subunit alpha, with product MARSPKTAAKAKTPAKSSTAKSPKTGPTPDELRHYYREMLLIRRFEEKAGQLYGMGLIGGFCHLYIGQEAVVVGMMAASKPQDTVITSYRDHGHMLACGMDPKGVMAELTGRRGGYSRGKGGSMHMFSREKNFFGGHGIVGAQVPLGTGLAFAHKYKGDGGVCMAYFGDGAINQGQVYESFNMAAIWNLPVIYVIENNKYGMGTSIERTSKTADLHTRGLAHGIEGFAVDGMDVLAVKEAAAEALKRCREGKGPVILEMKTYRYRGHSMSDPAKYRTKEEVQKVRREMDPIDTLAHKLLEAKVVSEDDLKAIDKEVKALANEAAEFAQQSPEPDASELWTDVLVEA from the coding sequence ATGGCTCGGTCACCCAAGACGGCGGCGAAGGCAAAAACGCCAGCCAAATCATCCACCGCGAAATCCCCCAAGACGGGCCCGACGCCCGACGAGCTTCGCCATTATTACCGCGAAATGCTGCTTATTCGGCGGTTCGAGGAAAAGGCGGGTCAGCTTTACGGCATGGGCCTGATCGGTGGTTTCTGTCACCTCTATATCGGTCAGGAAGCGGTCGTCGTCGGCATGATGGCGGCCTCGAAGCCGCAGGATACGGTGATCACCAGCTACCGCGACCACGGCCACATGCTGGCCTGCGGCATGGACCCCAAGGGCGTGATGGCCGAACTGACCGGTCGGCGCGGCGGCTATTCGCGCGGCAAGGGCGGCTCCATGCACATGTTCAGCCGCGAAAAGAATTTCTTCGGCGGCCACGGTATCGTCGGCGCCCAGGTGCCGCTCGGCACGGGGCTGGCCTTCGCCCATAAATACAAGGGCGACGGCGGTGTCTGCATGGCCTATTTCGGCGACGGCGCCATCAACCAGGGCCAAGTCTATGAAAGCTTCAACATGGCCGCGATCTGGAACCTGCCGGTGATCTATGTGATCGAAAACAACAAGTACGGCATGGGCACCTCCATCGAACGCACCTCCAAAACGGCCGACCTGCACACCCGCGGCTTGGCCCACGGCATCGAGGGCTTTGCCGTCGACGGCATGGACGTTCTGGCGGTCAAGGAAGCGGCGGCCGAGGCGCTCAAGCGCTGCCGCGAAGGTAAGGGGCCGGTCATTCTGGAAATGAAGACCTACCGCTACCGCGGTCACTCCATGTCCGATCCGGCCAAGTACCGGACCAAGGAAGAAGTCCAGAAGGTGCGCCGCGAGATGGACCCCATCGACACGCTCGCCCACAAGCTTCTGGAGGCCAAGGTCGTCAGCGAGGACGATCTCAAGGCGATCGACAAGGAAGTGAAGGCCCTGGCCAACGAGGCCGCCGAGTTCGCACAGCAGAGCCCGGAACCGGACGCGTCCGAATTGTGGACCGACGTCCTGGTCGAAGCCTGA
- the lpdA gene encoding dihydrolipoyl dehydrogenase, producing the protein MTDTSFDILIIGGGPGGYVAAIRAAQLGFKTCVVEKQHLGGICLNWGCIPTKALLRSAEIYHYMQHADNYGLSAKDVAFDIDKVIARSRGVSKQLNGGVGHLLKKNKVTVVDGTGVLKGGGKVAVTGTDGKALPDLSGKHIIVATGARPRALPGLEPDGKLVWTYFEALKPDIFPKKLLVIGSGAIGIEFASFYHTLGADVTVVEVMTQIMPVEDAEISAVARKQMEKSGLKIMTEAKVTKLAKGANNVTCTVEGKDGKIQEITVDRVISAVGVQGNIEGIGLENTKVKTDRGCIVIDEYGRTAEPGIYAIGDVAGPPMLAHKAEHEGVICVEKIKGLPNVHPMDKNHIPGCTYCHPQVASVGLTEAKAKEQGYKVKVGRFPFLGNGKAIALGEPEGLVKTVFDEKTGQLLGAHMVGAEVTELIQGFVIAMGLETTEEDLMHTVFPHPTLSEMMHESVLDAYGRVIHF; encoded by the coding sequence ATGACCGACACTTCCTTTGACATCCTGATCATCGGCGGCGGGCCCGGCGGCTATGTCGCCGCCATCCGCGCGGCACAGCTAGGCTTCAAGACCTGCGTGGTCGAGAAACAGCACCTGGGCGGCATCTGCCTCAACTGGGGCTGCATTCCGACCAAGGCGCTGCTGCGCTCCGCCGAGATCTATCACTACATGCAGCACGCGGATAACTATGGCCTGAGCGCCAAGGACGTCGCCTTCGACATCGACAAGGTCATCGCCCGGTCGCGTGGCGTCTCGAAACAGCTGAACGGCGGCGTCGGGCATCTGCTGAAGAAAAACAAGGTGACGGTCGTCGACGGTACCGGCGTTCTCAAGGGCGGCGGCAAGGTTGCCGTTACCGGCACCGACGGCAAGGCGCTGCCGGACCTTTCGGGCAAGCACATCATCGTCGCCACGGGTGCCCGCCCGCGGGCCCTGCCGGGGCTGGAGCCTGACGGCAAGCTGGTCTGGACCTATTTCGAAGCGCTCAAACCCGACATCTTCCCGAAAAAGCTGCTGGTCATCGGATCGGGCGCCATCGGCATCGAATTCGCCAGTTTCTATCACACCCTGGGTGCCGACGTGACGGTGGTCGAGGTCATGACCCAGATCATGCCCGTCGAGGACGCGGAGATTTCCGCCGTCGCGCGCAAGCAGATGGAGAAATCCGGCCTCAAGATCATGACCGAGGCCAAGGTTACGAAGCTGGCCAAGGGTGCGAACAACGTGACCTGCACGGTTGAAGGCAAGGACGGCAAAATCCAGGAGATAACCGTAGACCGGGTTATTTCCGCCGTCGGCGTGCAGGGCAACATCGAAGGCATCGGCCTGGAGAACACCAAGGTCAAAACCGACCGGGGCTGCATCGTCATTGATGAATACGGCCGCACGGCGGAGCCGGGCATCTATGCCATCGGTGACGTCGCCGGCCCGCCCATGTTGGCCCACAAGGCCGAGCATGAAGGCGTCATCTGTGTCGAGAAGATCAAGGGCCTGCCCAATGTCCATCCCATGGACAAGAACCATATTCCCGGCTGCACCTATTGCCATCCGCAGGTCGCCAGCGTCGGCCTGACCGAGGCCAAGGCGAAAGAGCAGGGCTACAAGGTCAAGGTCGGCCGCTTCCCGTTCCTGGGCAACGGCAAGGCGATCGCCCTGGGTGAGCCCGAGGGCCTGGTCAAAACCGTGTTCGATGAAAAGACCGGACAGTTGCTGGGCGCGCACATGGTCGGCGCCGAAGTGACCGAGCTGATTCAAGGCTTCGTCATCGCCATGGGCCTGGAAACCACCGAGGAAGACCTCATGCATACGGTGTTCCCGCACCCGACCTTGTCGGAAATGATGCATGAATCCGTCCTTGACGCCTATGGGCGGGTGATCCACTTCTAG
- a CDS encoding phosphatidylglycerophosphatase A, producing MIIATWFGCGLSPKAPGTVGSLGALPVAWAILFYLGWPWLAVAAVAATVIGILATAVVLRRSTVKDPSFVVIDEVAGQWIALLPAGLDPVLFIAGFLAFRLFDIWKPWPVSWADRAVPGALGVMLDDLIAGGFAAVVVYGLGYAMAGGTQP from the coding sequence ATGATCATCGCCACATGGTTCGGCTGCGGATTGTCGCCGAAGGCGCCGGGAACCGTCGGCTCCCTGGGCGCCCTGCCCGTCGCCTGGGCGATCTTGTTCTATTTGGGGTGGCCCTGGCTGGCCGTCGCGGCGGTTGCAGCGACGGTGATCGGTATTCTCGCCACGGCGGTGGTGCTCAGGCGCTCCACCGTCAAAGATCCGTCCTTCGTGGTGATCGATGAGGTCGCGGGGCAATGGATCGCCCTGCTGCCGGCTGGCCTGGACCCCGTACTGTTCATTGCCGGTTTCTTGGCCTTCCGCCTGTTCGACATCTGGAAACCCTGGCCCGTCAGCTGGGCCGACCGTGCGGTTCCGGGCGCGCTTGGCGTGATGCTGGATGATCTGATCGCCGGAGGCTTTGCGGCGGTCGTGGTCTACGGATTAGGATATGCGATGGCCGGAGGAACCCAACCATGA
- a CDS encoding pyruvate dehydrogenase complex E1 component subunit beta — MATQVLLPALSPTMTEGKIAKWLKKEGDTVASGDVLLEIETDKATMEVEAVDEGILGKILVPDGTDGVAVNTPIAVIVEDGKDVTDADSAPAAAAPASAAETSAPASAAPATAAAPVAATVAAEPDYTGAMKTMTVREALNSALAEEMRRDGNVYLMGEEVAQYQGAYKISQGLLDEFGDKRVIDTPITEQGFAGMAVGSAFLELKPVVEFMTFNFAMQAIDQIINSAAKTLYMSGGQMGCPIVFRGPNGAAARVGAQHSQCYASWYAHCPGLKVIAPWSAADAKGLLKSAIRDPNPVIFLENEILYGQSFEVPDDEDWTLPIGKAKVERPGKDVTLVAFSIAVGICMEAAEKLAAEGIDAEVINLRTVRPIDVETLVASVKKTNRIVTVEEGWPTCGIGAEINQLMIEHAFDDLDAPPTRVSGADVPMPYAANLEALALPKAHNVVEAAKAVCYA; from the coding sequence ATGGCTACGCAAGTACTTCTGCCGGCGCTTTCTCCGACCATGACCGAGGGCAAGATCGCCAAGTGGCTGAAAAAGGAAGGGGACACCGTCGCAAGCGGCGACGTGTTGCTGGAAATCGAAACCGACAAGGCGACCATGGAGGTCGAGGCCGTCGATGAAGGCATCCTGGGCAAGATCCTGGTCCCCGACGGCACGGACGGCGTCGCCGTCAACACGCCCATCGCGGTGATCGTCGAGGACGGCAAGGACGTGACGGACGCCGACAGCGCGCCCGCTGCTGCCGCCCCGGCCTCTGCGGCCGAAACATCGGCTCCGGCATCGGCTGCGCCGGCGACGGCCGCGGCCCCTGTTGCCGCAACTGTCGCCGCCGAACCGGATTACACCGGCGCGATGAAAACCATGACCGTGCGCGAGGCGCTTAATTCCGCCCTGGCCGAGGAAATGCGCCGCGACGGCAACGTCTACCTGATGGGCGAGGAAGTTGCCCAGTATCAGGGGGCGTACAAAATTTCCCAGGGCTTGCTCGACGAATTCGGTGACAAGCGGGTGATCGACACGCCGATCACCGAACAGGGCTTCGCCGGGATGGCCGTGGGCTCCGCGTTCCTGGAACTGAAGCCCGTGGTCGAATTCATGACCTTCAACTTCGCCATGCAGGCGATCGACCAGATCATCAATTCCGCCGCCAAGACGCTGTACATGTCGGGCGGCCAGATGGGCTGTCCCATCGTGTTTCGCGGCCCCAACGGGGCGGCTGCCCGCGTCGGTGCCCAGCATTCCCAGTGCTATGCGTCATGGTACGCCCATTGCCCGGGGCTGAAGGTCATCGCTCCGTGGTCGGCGGCGGACGCTAAGGGCTTGCTGAAATCGGCGATCCGGGACCCCAACCCGGTGATCTTCCTGGAAAATGAAATCCTCTACGGCCAAAGCTTCGAAGTGCCGGACGACGAAGACTGGACCCTGCCCATCGGCAAGGCCAAGGTTGAACGCCCCGGCAAGGACGTGACCCTGGTGGCTTTCTCCATCGCCGTCGGTATCTGCATGGAGGCGGCGGAAAAGCTGGCGGCCGAAGGCATCGACGCGGAGGTCATCAACCTGCGCACGGTGCGCCCCATCGACGTCGAAACCCTGGTCGCTTCGGTCAAGAAGACCAACCGCATCGTCACGGTTGAAGAGGGCTGGCCGACCTGCGGGATCGGCGCCGAAATCAACCAGTTGATGATTGAGCATGCCTTCGACGATCTGGACGCACCGCCGACCCGGGTGTCCGGTGCCGACGTGCCCATGCCCTATGCGGCGAACCTGGAGGCATTGGCCCTGCCCAAGGCCCATAACGTGGTCGAGGCGGCGAAAGCCGTCTGCTACGCGTAG
- the kdsA gene encoding 3-deoxy-8-phosphooctulonate synthase, with product MSSSITVGDLTIGNGLPLVLIAGPCAMESQNHALDMAGALKEMTDKLGMGLIYKTSFDKANRTSATSPRGMGLDKALPVFEAVKKQIGCPVLTDVHDAGQCAEAATVVDVLQIPAFLCRQTDLLLAAGETGAAINVKKGQFLAPWDMQNVVDKIKSTGNQRVMVCERGASFGYNTLVSDMRALPVLAKTGCPVVFDATHSVQQPGGQGATSGGQREFAPVLARAAVAVGVAAVFMETHEAPDTAPSDGPNMIHLTDMPAVLETLAAFDRLAKAHPVSL from the coding sequence TTGTCCTCTTCGATCACCGTCGGCGACCTGACCATCGGCAACGGCCTGCCGCTCGTGCTGATCGCCGGCCCCTGCGCGATGGAAAGCCAGAACCACGCGCTGGACATGGCGGGCGCCTTGAAGGAAATGACCGACAAGCTTGGCATGGGGCTGATCTACAAGACGTCCTTCGACAAGGCCAACCGCACCAGTGCCACCAGCCCGCGCGGCATGGGCCTGGACAAGGCCTTGCCCGTGTTCGAGGCGGTGAAGAAACAGATCGGCTGCCCCGTACTGACCGACGTGCATGACGCCGGGCAATGCGCCGAGGCCGCGACCGTGGTCGATGTGCTGCAAATTCCGGCCTTTCTGTGCCGCCAAACGGATCTATTGCTCGCCGCCGGCGAGACTGGGGCCGCGATCAACGTGAAAAAGGGCCAATTCCTGGCCCCCTGGGACATGCAGAACGTGGTCGACAAGATCAAATCGACAGGAAACCAGCGCGTCATGGTTTGTGAGCGAGGGGCGAGCTTCGGCTACAACACCCTGGTATCCGACATGCGCGCCCTGCCGGTGCTGGCCAAGACCGGCTGCCCCGTTGTGTTCGACGCCACCCATTCCGTGCAACAGCCGGGCGGGCAGGGCGCCACGTCCGGCGGGCAGCGGGAATTCGCGCCCGTGCTGGCCCGCGCCGCCGTGGCCGTGGGCGTCGCCGCCGTATTCATGGAAACCCACGAGGCCCCGGACACTGCACCGTCCGACGGGCCCAACATGATTCATCTAACTGACATGCCCGCTGTGCTAGAAACGCTCGCGGCGTTTGACCGACTGGCCAAGGCCCACCCGGTTTCCCTATAA
- a CDS encoding septum formation initiator family protein gives MATRIASLKKKLATALGPTLGILACTYFAYHTVHGDRGVTSLMLMQEKVAEAQILADDLKAQRDEWEHRVELLGSHSLDLDMLEERARVMLNVGFDRDYVIFFAKTGG, from the coding sequence ATGGCGACGCGCATAGCCTCTCTGAAGAAGAAACTGGCCACGGCCCTGGGACCGACCCTGGGCATTCTGGCCTGCACCTATTTCGCTTATCACACCGTGCACGGTGACCGGGGCGTCACGTCCCTGATGCTGATGCAGGAAAAGGTCGCCGAGGCGCAGATCCTGGCCGACGACCTGAAGGCGCAGCGCGACGAATGGGAACACCGGGTCGAACTCCTCGGCTCGCACTCCCTCGATCTCGACATGCTCGAGGAACGGGCCCGCGTCATGCTGAATGTCGGCTTCGACCGCGATTACGTCATCTTCTTTGCCAAGACGGGGGGCTGA
- the lipA gene encoding lipoyl synthase, protein MTDNVRPLRHPEKAKNPENPHQKKPAWIRVKAPTSPAYAETRKLMRERNLTTVCEEAACPNIGECWAQKHATVMILGDICTRACAFCNVATGKPGKVDPMEPDNLAIAAGEMGMKHLVITSVDRDDLTDGGAGQFVKCIERLRETTPETTIEILTPDFRDKPGALEAVIQAKPDVFNHNLETVPRLYPSIRPGARYFHSLKILDRAKDIDANVFTKSGIMVGLGETRSEVLQVMDDLRSARVDFLTIGQYLAPTTRHAPVDRFVTPDEFTEYRRLAEAKGFLLVSASPLTRSSHHAGEDFAKLQAARQAGRG, encoded by the coding sequence ATGACAGACAACGTCCGCCCGCTGCGCCATCCGGAGAAAGCCAAGAACCCGGAAAACCCCCACCAGAAAAAACCTGCGTGGATCCGGGTCAAGGCGCCCACGTCACCGGCCTATGCGGAAACCCGCAAGCTGATGCGCGAACGCAACCTGACGACGGTTTGCGAGGAAGCGGCCTGCCCGAACATCGGTGAATGCTGGGCCCAGAAGCACGCCACGGTGATGATCCTGGGCGATATCTGCACACGGGCCTGCGCCTTCTGCAACGTGGCGACGGGCAAGCCGGGCAAGGTGGACCCCATGGAGCCCGATAATCTGGCCATCGCCGCCGGCGAAATGGGCATGAAGCATCTGGTCATCACCTCCGTTGATCGCGACGATCTGACCGACGGTGGGGCGGGGCAGTTCGTGAAGTGCATCGAGCGCCTGCGCGAGACCACGCCGGAAACCACCATCGAAATCCTGACCCCCGATTTCCGGGATAAACCAGGGGCGCTCGAAGCCGTGATCCAGGCGAAGCCGGACGTGTTCAACCACAATCTGGAAACCGTGCCGCGTCTTTATCCTTCGATCCGCCCGGGGGCGCGCTATTTCCATTCCCTGAAGATCCTGGACCGGGCCAAGGACATCGACGCCAACGTGTTCACCAAGTCCGGCATCATGGTCGGCCTGGGCGAAACCCGTTCGGAAGTGCTGCAGGTCATGGACGACCTGCGCTCCGCCCGCGTCGACTTCCTGACCATCGGTCAGTACTTGGCGCCGACCACCCGCCATGCGCCGGTCGACCGCTTCGTCACGCCGGACGAGTTCACTGAATACAGGCGCCTGGCCGAAGCCAAGGGCTTCCTTCTGGTCTCGGCCTCACCACTGACCCGCTCGTCCCATCATGCGGGTGAGGATTTCGCAAAGCTTCAAGCCGCGCGTCAGGCGGGCCGGGGCTAA
- a CDS encoding pyruvate dehydrogenase complex dihydrolipoamide acetyltransferase, whose product MPIKILMPALSPTMTEGNLAKWHKKEGDAVESGDVLAEIETDKATMEVEAVEEGILGKIVVPEGTADVAVNAVIALLLEDGEDKSALDGADTSGSAPAPAAEAPKAAPAPAAGSAAPAPAATSAASGDRVVASPLAKRIAAQEGLDLTAISGSGPRGRVVKRDVEAALAAGTGKAAPSAAAQAPSGASAPAAAPTPTQGDPVFANMPEFEAVPNSSMRKVIATRLTASARDIPHFNISIDVEIDKLLAARKDLNGRDGADYKISVNDFVIKAVAVALRRCPDVNVSYTDDAILKFKRADVSVAVAIEGGLITPIIKDAGSLGLAAISAKAKELAGKARDGKLQPEEFQGGTFTISNLGMFGVKSFNSIINPPQGGILSVGAGEQRPVVKNGALAVATVMSLTLAVDHRCIDGATAAGFAKELKAILEDPIQLLL is encoded by the coding sequence ATGCCGATCAAGATTCTAATGCCGGCCCTGAGCCCGACCATGACCGAGGGCAACCTGGCCAAGTGGCACAAGAAGGAAGGCGACGCCGTCGAAAGCGGCGACGTTCTTGCGGAAATCGAAACGGATAAGGCGACCATGGAGGTCGAAGCCGTGGAAGAAGGCATCCTCGGCAAGATCGTGGTGCCGGAAGGCACCGCCGACGTCGCCGTGAATGCGGTCATCGCCCTGCTGCTTGAGGACGGTGAGGACAAATCCGCGCTCGACGGCGCCGATACCTCGGGTAGCGCACCGGCCCCGGCGGCAGAAGCCCCCAAGGCGGCACCGGCTCCTGCTGCTGGCTCCGCAGCACCGGCACCAGCCGCCACTTCGGCCGCATCCGGCGACCGGGTGGTCGCAAGCCCGCTGGCCAAGCGCATCGCCGCCCAGGAGGGCCTCGACCTTACCGCCATTTCCGGCTCCGGCCCGCGCGGCCGCGTGGTCAAACGTGACGTGGAGGCGGCTTTGGCCGCCGGCACGGGCAAGGCCGCCCCTTCGGCGGCTGCACAGGCCCCTTCGGGCGCCAGCGCCCCGGCCGCCGCGCCGACGCCGACCCAAGGCGATCCGGTGTTCGCCAACATGCCGGAATTCGAGGCCGTCCCCAATTCCTCCATGCGCAAGGTCATCGCCACGCGACTGACGGCCTCGGCCCGCGACATTCCGCACTTCAACATCTCGATCGACGTCGAGATCGACAAGCTGCTGGCCGCGCGCAAGGACCTGAACGGACGCGACGGGGCGGACTACAAGATTTCCGTCAACGACTTCGTCATCAAGGCCGTGGCCGTGGCGCTGCGCCGCTGCCCGGACGTCAACGTGTCCTACACGGACGACGCGATCCTCAAGTTCAAGCGCGCCGACGTCTCCGTCGCCGTCGCCATCGAAGGCGGGCTGATCACGCCGATCATCAAGGACGCCGGATCGCTCGGCCTGGCCGCGATCTCGGCCAAGGCCAAGGAACTGGCCGGTAAGGCGCGGGACGGCAAGCTGCAACCCGAGGAATTCCAGGGCGGCACCTTCACCATCTCCAACTTGGGCATGTTCGGGGTGAAATCGTTCAACTCGATCATCAATCCGCCCCAGGGCGGCATCCTGTCCGTCGGGGCCGGCGAACAGCGCCCGGTGGTTAAGAACGGCGCCCTTGCCGTCGCCACGGTGATGTCCCTGACCCTGGCGGTCGATCACCGCTGCATCGACGGCGCCACGGCGGCCGGATTTGCCAAGGAACTGAAGGCGATCCTCGAAGATCCCATTCAGTTGCTGCTGTAG
- a CDS encoding CinA family protein, with protein MTDAVIDDLARHVIETYAAGGLTLGTAESCTGGLIAGALTGISGSSAVVDRGFVTYSNDAKMDLLDVNARTLRDHGAVSEETARAMAWGVLTHAPVDCAVAVTGVAGPTGGSKDKPVGLVHFGAARHGRKIIHERHVFDGDRVAVRAATVKRALELLLSLAG; from the coding sequence ATGACCGATGCCGTGATAGACGATCTGGCGCGCCATGTGATCGAAACCTATGCAGCCGGGGGCCTGACCCTGGGCACCGCCGAAAGCTGCACGGGCGGTCTGATCGCCGGCGCCCTGACCGGCATCTCGGGGTCATCGGCGGTGGTTGATCGGGGCTTCGTCACCTATTCCAACGACGCCAAGATGGACCTGCTGGACGTCAACGCCCGGACATTGCGCGACCATGGTGCGGTGTCCGAAGAGACGGCCCGCGCCATGGCCTGGGGCGTGTTGACCCATGCCCCCGTCGACTGCGCCGTCGCCGTCACCGGCGTCGCCGGGCCAACCGGCGGTTCCAAGGACAAGCCTGTCGGCCTCGTCCACTTCGGCGCGGCGCGCCATGGCCGCAAGATCATTCACGAACGCCATGTGTTCGACGGCGACCGGGTGGCGGTGCGGGCAGCGACCGTGAAACGAGCGTTGGAACTGCTGCTCAGCCTTGCTGGCTGA
- the eno gene encoding phosphopyruvate hydratase, translating into MTAIVDVFAREILDSRGNPTVEVDVTLETGTLGRAAVPSGASTGAHEAVELRDGDDARYLGKGVLAAVDAVNGEICDALAGADVEDQLFIDNVMIELDGTPNKARLGANAILGVSLAAAKAAAEEAGLPLYRYVGGAFARDLPVPMMNIINGGAHADNPIDFQEFMIMPVGADDFPDALRMGAEVFHTLKKGLAKAGHATNVGDEGGFAPNLSSSEEALDFIMKAIADAGYAPGEDVVLALDSASTEFYRDGKYVMDGIGKTLGGDEMARLYQDLCANYPIKSIEDGMAEDDWDGWKALTDAIGATVQLVGDDLFVTNPVRLADGIEKGVANSILIKVNQIGTLSETLQTVEMAHKAGYTAVISHRSGETEDTTIADIAVATNAGQIKTGSLSRSDRLAKYNQLLRINEDLGPTARYNGAALFG; encoded by the coding sequence ATGACCGCCATCGTCGACGTGTTCGCCCGAGAAATTTTGGATTCCCGCGGCAATCCCACAGTGGAAGTGGACGTGACCCTGGAAACGGGCACGCTCGGCCGCGCTGCCGTGCCGTCGGGGGCTTCGACCGGCGCCCATGAGGCCGTGGAACTGCGCGACGGCGACGATGCGCGCTATCTGGGCAAAGGCGTGTTGGCCGCCGTCGACGCCGTGAACGGCGAAATCTGTGATGCCCTGGCCGGTGCGGATGTCGAGGATCAGCTGTTCATCGACAATGTGATGATCGAGTTGGACGGCACCCCTAACAAGGCACGCCTTGGCGCCAACGCGATCCTGGGCGTCAGCCTGGCGGCCGCCAAGGCAGCGGCGGAAGAGGCGGGCCTGCCGCTGTACCGCTATGTCGGCGGCGCCTTCGCCCGCGACCTGCCGGTGCCGATGATGAACATCATCAACGGCGGCGCCCATGCGGACAATCCCATTGATTTCCAGGAATTCATGATCATGCCCGTGGGCGCGGACGATTTCCCCGACGCCCTGCGCATGGGGGCCGAGGTGTTTCATACCCTCAAGAAAGGCCTGGCCAAGGCCGGACACGCCACCAACGTGGGTGACGAAGGCGGCTTCGCACCGAACCTGAGCAGCTCGGAAGAAGCCCTCGACTTCATCATGAAAGCCATTGCCGACGCCGGCTATGCGCCCGGCGAGGACGTGGTCCTGGCCCTCGACAGTGCGTCGACGGAATTCTACCGCGACGGCAAGTACGTCATGGACGGGATCGGCAAAACCCTGGGCGGCGACGAAATGGCGCGGCTTTACCAGGATCTCTGTGCCAATTACCCCATCAAGTCCATCGAGGACGGCATGGCGGAAGACGACTGGGACGGCTGGAAGGCCCTGACGGACGCCATCGGCGCCACGGTGCAGCTGGTCGGCGACGATCTGTTCGTGACCAACCCGGTGCGTCTGGCCGACGGGATCGAAAAGGGCGTCGCCAATTCGATCCTCATCAAGGTCAATCAGATCGGCACCCTGTCGGAAACCCTGCAGACGGTCGAGATGGCCCACAAGGCCGGCTATACGGCGGTGATTTCCCATCGCTCCGGCGAGACCGAGGACACCACGATCGCCGATATCGCCGTGGCCACCAACGCCGGGCAGATCAAGACAGGGTCGTTGTCGCGCTCCGACCGGCTGGCCAAGTACAACCAGCTGCTGCGCATCAACGAGGACCTGGGCCCGACGGCGCGCTACAACGGCGCCGCGCTGTTTGGATGA
- a CDS encoding type II toxin-antitoxin system RatA family toxin has product MPTHAEIRPMPYRADQMFDLVADVGRYPEFLPWCQATRIRERSDTLLVADMVIGFKIFRERFTSRVTLDWEAKRIDVAYSDGPFKYLKNHWIFAPAENGQGCEIDFYVDFEFRSKLLQSAISVVFNEAVTKMVNAFESRAEDLYGGVPTPNGAVSQQG; this is encoded by the coding sequence ATGCCCACCCATGCGGAAATCCGACCGATGCCCTACCGGGCCGATCAGATGTTTGATCTGGTTGCCGACGTCGGCCGCTACCCGGAATTCCTGCCCTGGTGTCAGGCGACCCGCATTCGCGAACGCTCGGATACGCTTCTCGTCGCCGACATGGTGATCGGCTTCAAGATCTTCCGCGAACGCTTCACCTCCCGCGTGACGCTTGACTGGGAGGCCAAGCGGATCGACGTCGCTTACTCGGACGGTCCATTCAAGTATCTGAAAAACCATTGGATATTCGCACCGGCTGAGAACGGGCAGGGCTGCGAAATCGACTTCTACGTGGACTTCGAATTCCGCTCCAAACTGCTGCAATCAGCAATCTCGGTGGTATTCAACGAGGCCGTGACCAAGATGGTCAACGCCTTCGAAAGCCGCGCCGAGGATCTGTACGGCGGCGTGCCGACACCCAACGGCGCGGTCAGCCAGCAAGGCTGA